A window of the Euzebya pacifica genome harbors these coding sequences:
- a CDS encoding nucleotidyl transferase AbiEii/AbiGii toxin family protein: MGLSPFQERLAVMIASLPAADGFALAGGSGLAAHGLLERRTRDLDYFGRPVDADRVQALAAAIATTCDDLGLTVTRERDGGTFVRLVVAGAEEACEVDVAVDYRHLDVVATPYGPALDVEELAANKVLAIFDRAAPRDYVDLASLVHRVPVREAIELAQQKDPGLDLQVLDAALERVTRIRAQDLGLSEGAREELLDEVGRWRGIVTQLQRPGPEFGL, from the coding sequence GTGGGCCTGAGTCCGTTCCAGGAGCGGCTGGCGGTGATGATCGCGAGCCTCCCGGCCGCGGATGGATTTGCGCTCGCCGGTGGCTCGGGTCTTGCGGCTCACGGGTTGCTCGAGCGTCGCACGCGAGACCTCGACTACTTCGGTCGCCCGGTCGACGCCGACAGGGTTCAGGCGCTGGCCGCCGCCATCGCCACCACATGCGATGACCTAGGGCTTACAGTCACCCGCGAGCGGGATGGCGGCACCTTCGTCCGGCTCGTGGTGGCCGGTGCTGAGGAGGCATGCGAGGTGGACGTCGCGGTTGACTACCGCCATCTCGACGTCGTCGCGACGCCCTACGGTCCTGCCCTCGACGTCGAGGAGCTCGCGGCCAACAAGGTCCTCGCGATCTTCGACCGGGCGGCGCCACGCGACTACGTGGACCTCGCCAGCCTCGTCCACCGGGTGCCGGTGAGGGAGGCGATCGAGCTGGCACAGCAGAAGGACCCGGGGTTGGACCTTCAGGTCCTCGATGCCGCGCTCGAACGCGTGACGAGGATCAGGGCGCAGGACCTCGGCCTGTCAGAGGGCGCGCGGGAGGAGCTTCTTGATGAGGTGGGCCGCTGGCGCGGCATCGTGACCCAGCTCCAACGGCCGGGTCCAGAGTTCGGTCTGTGA
- a CDS encoding tyrosine-type recombinase/integrase: MCDLPPDPVTGGRRQQRKQGFEFEREAAKALRDLMVQADGGVIVPRDTVTVAQFLTDEWLPSKAPGSADAGRRSRGRVGVATWQQYCDYVRAYIAPQIGGVRLQDLTASHLERAYTELERSGGKRGKGLSAKTLANVHGILHKALADAVRWDRVVRNVVDLVDPPRAAKPKTEVWTLEDLRSFIRHVEDDELYALWLLYATTGLRRGEALGLCWPDLDLVNGLATVNQTLGAIGGKPVWKPRPKSEASARTLALDPLTVKALKAHRKQQQELQLMAGPLWPHEPADSRGVARPDVVFTWPDGTLINPERVSKWFERHVRLADLPKIRLHDVRHSYATAALRQATGWHEVKTLSRRLGHASVGMTLDTYAHALPADDRQQADTLARLLLGE; the protein is encoded by the coding sequence GTGTGCGATCTGCCGCCCGATCCGGTGACGGGTGGGCGGCGGCAGCAGCGCAAGCAGGGCTTCGAGTTCGAGCGCGAGGCGGCCAAGGCGCTGCGCGACCTGATGGTCCAGGCCGACGGCGGCGTGATCGTGCCGCGCGATACGGTGACCGTGGCGCAGTTCCTGACCGACGAGTGGCTGCCGTCCAAGGCGCCGGGGTCGGCGGATGCCGGCCGGCGGTCGCGGGGCCGGGTCGGGGTGGCGACGTGGCAGCAGTACTGCGACTACGTGCGCGCCTACATCGCGCCACAGATCGGCGGGGTGCGACTGCAGGACCTGACGGCCTCGCACCTCGAGCGGGCCTACACCGAGCTCGAACGGTCCGGCGGGAAGCGCGGGAAGGGCCTGTCGGCCAAGACGCTGGCCAACGTCCACGGGATCCTCCACAAGGCGCTGGCCGACGCGGTGCGCTGGGACCGGGTGGTCCGCAACGTCGTTGACCTCGTCGACCCACCGCGGGCGGCCAAGCCCAAGACCGAGGTGTGGACGCTGGAGGACTTGCGCTCGTTCATCCGCCACGTCGAGGACGATGAGCTGTACGCGCTGTGGCTGCTGTACGCCACGACAGGGCTGCGCCGTGGTGAGGCGTTGGGGCTGTGCTGGCCCGACCTGGACCTGGTCAACGGGCTGGCGACGGTGAACCAGACGCTCGGGGCGATCGGCGGCAAGCCGGTCTGGAAGCCGCGACCGAAGTCCGAGGCATCGGCGAGGACGCTGGCGCTGGACCCGCTGACGGTGAAGGCGCTGAAGGCACATCGAAAGCAGCAGCAGGAACTGCAGCTGATGGCCGGCCCGCTCTGGCCGCACGAGCCCGCCGACTCGCGGGGCGTCGCCAGGCCGGACGTGGTCTTCACGTGGCCGGACGGAACGCTCATCAACCCCGAGCGAGTCTCCAAGTGGTTCGAGCGGCACGTCCGCCTGGCAGATCTGCCCAAGATCCGCCTCCACGACGTCCGCCACTCCTACGCCACCGCCGCCCTGCGCCAGGCGACGGGCTGGCACGAGGTGAAGACCCTCTCCCGCCGCCTCGGCCACGCCAGCGTCGGCATGACCCTCGACACCTACGCCCACGCCCTCCCCGCCGACGACCGCCAGCAGGCCGACACGCTGGCCCGCCTACTGCTGGGTGAGTAG
- a CDS encoding protein kinase domain-containing protein: MDDGRRELGIDGVVDAQEVGRGGFAVVYRAQQPAFDRTVAVKVLDARPDETALARFQREIRAMGTLSEHPAIATVLDAGTTGDGRPYLLMPFFSGGSLQDALEEGRRFTVEEATRIGMALGDALEAAHAEGILHRDVKPANVMVGRYGDPRLVDFGIARIAGGQQTTTGVVTATLDHAAPELLDGDPPTVASDVYALGSTIHTLVTGRPPFASDTDQSVVPLIRRIVTDPVPTFDDGGTGLSAVLERAMAKDPAARFASAAEMAAALAAVREGRSGELAAAVPVDPASPPEQVTPTSSASEVTRSSPPPPPPSPPTSPPSSRQSGRDPRLLGLGVGLVVVIALVTLFVLVRGGGDEGDLADATPETDQPVDDDTVPEGADDEVPFFDGVDGTELALLESPGERAEIQPGTVLEIGLPGRASTALTFTVEGPGQAIRVSTAGNGDVDPVAGLFHEGELLLADDDGSGGLDVLMDLPDAPPGAYELRLAGLMDEPGPLSVSLQLVEVQDLPGEPTGESLGDVHDVDVYRVAIQPGAARGIRVDTGSEVTLRAVDEVGTFVDGNSGGGGIEMDLAALGPGVFWVFVGSAGAEQLEYTVSPLAFGQQRPQPPVSSALDPADIIDPGSVSRTVDPAGGVVDLEEGEAVALPFTADQAGVLRVLVRSADGAVDPMASVWTADGALLAASDDEGGGVAGQDALIDLPVTAGEYVVVTSDLGADVAGRVQVLVDLVQPVLLTPEGGQLRAPDLPDVYEVIVGPGNPPPAQVRLEADFDGLLRVVASDGAVLATTDGGGNPPLPLLGLGEGVHFLVVSAVDDAGPYRLPIGR; encoded by the coding sequence ATGGACGACGGTCGGCGCGAGCTCGGGATCGACGGTGTCGTCGACGCCCAGGAGGTCGGCCGTGGCGGCTTCGCGGTGGTCTATCGGGCGCAGCAGCCGGCGTTCGACCGGACGGTCGCGGTCAAGGTGCTCGATGCACGACCCGACGAGACGGCGCTGGCACGGTTCCAGCGGGAGATCCGGGCGATGGGAACGCTCAGCGAGCACCCGGCGATCGCCACCGTCCTGGATGCGGGGACGACGGGTGACGGCCGGCCGTACCTGCTGATGCCCTTCTTCTCGGGCGGGTCGCTGCAGGACGCCCTGGAGGAGGGGCGACGCTTCACCGTGGAGGAGGCGACGCGCATCGGCATGGCCCTGGGCGACGCCCTGGAGGCGGCGCACGCCGAGGGGATCCTGCACCGCGACGTGAAGCCCGCCAACGTCATGGTCGGCCGCTACGGCGACCCGCGCCTGGTCGACTTCGGCATCGCCCGCATCGCCGGCGGCCAGCAGACCACGACGGGGGTGGTGACGGCGACGCTTGACCATGCGGCGCCCGAGCTGCTGGACGGGGATCCGCCGACGGTGGCGTCGGACGTGTACGCGCTGGGGTCGACGATCCACACGCTGGTGACGGGCCGTCCGCCGTTCGCCTCCGACACCGACCAGTCGGTCGTGCCGCTCATCCGGCGCATCGTCACCGATCCGGTACCCACGTTCGATGACGGCGGGACCGGCCTGTCGGCGGTGCTCGAGCGGGCGATGGCCAAGGACCCGGCGGCCCGGTTCGCCTCGGCGGCTGAGATGGCGGCGGCGCTGGCCGCCGTGCGCGAGGGCCGAAGCGGCGAGCTCGCTGCTGCCGTGCCGGTCGACCCCGCTTCTCCCCCCGAGCAGGTGACCCCGACGTCGTCGGCGTCGGAGGTGACGCGGTCGAGCCCTCCTCCTCCCCCACCATCTCCGCCAACATCGCCTCCGTCGTCGCGGCAGTCCGGTCGGGACCCACGGCTGCTCGGGTTGGGTGTCGGGCTGGTCGTCGTGATCGCCCTGGTGACCCTCTTCGTCCTCGTGCGTGGCGGTGGGGACGAGGGCGACCTGGCCGACGCCACCCCAGAAACCGACCAGCCGGTGGACGACGACACCGTGCCCGAAGGCGCGGACGACGAGGTGCCGTTCTTCGACGGCGTGGACGGCACCGAGCTGGCCCTGCTCGAGTCCCCGGGCGAACGGGCCGAGATCCAGCCGGGCACGGTGCTGGAGATCGGGTTGCCGGGGCGGGCGTCGACGGCGCTGACGTTCACCGTCGAGGGACCCGGGCAGGCGATCCGGGTGTCCACCGCTGGCAACGGCGATGTCGACCCGGTGGCCGGGCTCTTCCACGAAGGGGAGCTACTGCTGGCCGACGACGACGGCTCGGGCGGGCTGGACGTCCTGATGGACCTGCCCGATGCCCCGCCGGGTGCCTACGAGCTGCGGCTGGCCGGCCTGATGGACGAACCCGGTCCCCTCAGCGTGTCGTTGCAGCTGGTGGAGGTGCAGGACCTGCCCGGCGAGCCGACCGGTGAGTCGCTCGGCGACGTGCACGACGTCGACGTCTACCGGGTGGCGATCCAGCCGGGCGCGGCACGGGGGATCCGCGTCGATACGGGTTCCGAGGTGACCCTGCGAGCGGTGGACGAGGTGGGCACGTTCGTCGACGGCAACTCCGGGGGCGGCGGGATCGAGATGGACCTGGCCGCGCTCGGACCCGGCGTGTTCTGGGTGTTCGTGGGGTCGGCGGGTGCCGAACAGCTGGAGTACACCGTCAGCCCGTTGGCGTTCGGACAGCAACGGCCGCAGCCGCCGGTGTCCTCGGCGCTGGACCCCGCCGACATCATCGACCCGGGTTCGGTGTCCCGGACGGTCGACCCAGCAGGGGGTGTGGTGGATCTGGAGGAGGGCGAGGCGGTCGCCCTTCCGTTCACCGCCGATCAGGCCGGGGTGCTGCGGGTGCTGGTCCGCAGCGCCGACGGGGCGGTGGACCCGATGGCCAGCGTGTGGACGGCGGACGGGGCGCTGTTGGCAGCGAGCGACGACGAGGGCGGCGGCGTCGCCGGCCAGGACGCCCTGATCGACCTGCCGGTCACCGCGGGCGAGTACGTCGTCGTGACGAGCGACCTCGGTGCGGACGTGGCCGGTCGGGTACAGGTCCTGGTCGATCTCGTCCAGCCCGTGCTGCTGACGCCGGAGGGTGGCCAGCTGCGCGCGCCGGACCTGCCGGACGTCTACGAGGTCATCGTCGGCCCGGGCAACCCGCCGCCGGCCCAGGTGCGGCTGGAGGCGGACTTCGACGGCCTGCTTCGCGTGGTCGCGTCGGACGGCGCGGTCCTGGCGACCACCGACGGCGGTGGCAACCCTCCCCTGCCCCTCCTCGGGCTGGGCGAGGGCGTGCACTTCCTGGTCGTCTCTGCCGTCGACGACGCCGGCCCCTACCGGCTGCCCATCGGTCGCTGA
- a CDS encoding EcsC family protein: protein MTLRDLDHYERRAVHDIRAWAAGDRGRLDGVARTLGMASGRVNKPVEWLVDRVMDDPKVGEALRAALERANESLSRYMAATTPVEPAAAAYGLDHVDDIADLHLRTIDAQLASLRRSHRNVFLAMGAAEGAAGFAGTPAAVAAFVASIPAMQAASLRAVSDVSRHTGFDPNDFAERQFVAEVALRSMELGGRGTEDTVHRLVGLGEQIATRQTLDQLQQYAIVGALRDRAQKMGIALTKRRAAAMLPVVGAAVGAGFNAVHADRLLGGASVLFRARHLSRRHGLDLSDLIGPMEPAA, encoded by the coding sequence GTGACGCTGCGAGACCTCGACCACTACGAGCGACGGGCCGTCCACGACATCCGGGCCTGGGCCGCGGGTGATCGCGGCCGGCTCGACGGGGTTGCGCGCACCCTCGGCATGGCCTCCGGACGGGTCAACAAGCCGGTCGAGTGGCTGGTCGACCGGGTGATGGACGACCCCAAGGTGGGCGAGGCGCTGCGCGCGGCGCTGGAACGCGCCAACGAGAGCCTGTCGCGCTACATGGCTGCCACCACCCCCGTGGAACCGGCGGCCGCAGCCTACGGGCTCGACCACGTCGACGACATCGCCGACCTGCACCTGCGGACGATCGACGCGCAGCTCGCCTCACTGCGGCGCAGCCACCGCAACGTCTTCCTCGCCATGGGGGCGGCCGAGGGAGCAGCAGGGTTCGCCGGCACACCTGCCGCCGTCGCCGCGTTCGTCGCCAGCATCCCGGCGATGCAGGCCGCCTCGCTGCGTGCCGTCTCCGACGTCTCCCGCCACACCGGCTTCGATCCCAACGACTTCGCCGAACGGCAGTTCGTGGCGGAGGTGGCGTTACGGTCCATGGAGCTCGGTGGCCGGGGGACCGAGGACACCGTGCACCGCCTCGTCGGCCTCGGCGAGCAGATCGCCACCCGCCAGACCCTGGACCAGCTGCAGCAGTACGCCATCGTCGGCGCCCTGCGCGACCGCGCCCAGAAGATGGGCATCGCCCTGACCAAACGTCGCGCCGCCGCCATGCTCCCCGTCGTGGGTGCTGCGGTCGGCGCCGGCTTCAACGCCGTGCACGCCGACCGCCTCCTCGGTGGCGCCTCGGTGCTGTTCCGCGCCCGACACCTGTCCCGTCGCCACGGGCTGGACCTCAGCGACCTGATCGGTCCGATGGAGCCAGCCGCGTAG
- a CDS encoding cell wall-binding repeat-containing protein gives MTSVSRRAFLRGSAAAVSVATVSPAALAAAGLTAPAFAQQTTDAGEDWVRVYLVVIDGLRPDEVVQMPTLNQLATDGWYYPNSRAQMIAETTPNHVSMITGMRVDRHGMPGNDVAYVDDNIGVTPRYLQTDTLYSLIARQAPDMVATAATSKEYIVQMTKHMRVDRGTEDADATNDPFIVPVSGHAIDAEVGPDALAQSTDLDPDFGWMSLGDVDRVGHTDLSGATGLPPVARTLSLQTADLHVGRLVSALQDAGRWDNTVMIVTADHSMDWSTPDSIVSLSATFDEDADLAGRYDVAQNGGAGIYWLRSPDADGADERLKAMRNIAMATDGVTEAWYTRPNPADGGTDFWVGVTRPDWGLTGDRTGDLVVFVADGYRLTEPAQASNPIPGNHGHVATLPIPQIIAGGWDGLNANDDVPGGEAEDVADDVRLEGQGENIDIAPTVAWLLNLNPPPGGYDGRVLSEAFARRPDPRVPVVDVPNVPRYREAAGDSRQATSVALSMMAFPEATDADGNPVVSTVVLASGDTFPDALAATPLAVASGGPLLLTPSQALDSAVAAEIQRLSPTTVYLVGGETALSPAVESAVAGLGVETVTRLAGDSRYGTAAAIAAELVGGAAGPALPGFGQDAGGAGPDVILASGENFPDALAAGPLAAVGGRVILLTRPDELPEATAAALASLAPSRVIVAGGPAAVSDAVLEALAADADVERLGGDGRFDTAALLMERTIREGGLTDLAFVVSGDGFADALAAGATVGLMGGMLVPLSPAGLRSSGGAGEVLLERADGLVEVVWVGGTAALPTDLRDQVEARILLTRSRT, from the coding sequence GTGACATCCGTATCCCGGCGCGCCTTCCTCCGCGGGTCCGCCGCCGCCGTCAGCGTTGCCACCGTCAGCCCCGCCGCCCTCGCGGCCGCTGGCCTGACCGCCCCCGCCTTCGCGCAGCAGACCACCGACGCCGGTGAGGACTGGGTCCGCGTCTACCTCGTCGTCATCGACGGCCTGCGGCCCGACGAGGTCGTGCAGATGCCCACGCTGAACCAGCTGGCGACCGACGGCTGGTACTACCCCAACAGCCGGGCGCAGATGATCGCCGAGACCACCCCGAACCACGTGTCGATGATCACCGGCATGCGGGTCGACCGCCACGGCATGCCCGGCAACGACGTGGCCTACGTCGATGACAACATCGGGGTCACCCCGCGGTACCTGCAGACCGACACGCTGTACTCCCTCATCGCCCGGCAGGCGCCGGACATGGTCGCCACCGCCGCGACGTCCAAGGAGTACATCGTGCAGATGACCAAGCACATGCGGGTCGACCGGGGCACCGAGGACGCCGACGCCACCAACGATCCGTTCATCGTGCCCGTCTCCGGTCACGCCATCGACGCCGAGGTCGGACCGGATGCGCTGGCCCAGTCGACCGATCTCGACCCCGACTTCGGGTGGATGTCGCTCGGCGACGTCGACCGCGTCGGCCACACCGACCTGAGCGGCGCCACCGGCCTGCCGCCGGTGGCCCGGACCCTGTCTCTCCAGACCGCCGACCTGCACGTCGGTCGGCTCGTCAGCGCCCTGCAGGACGCCGGCCGGTGGGACAACACGGTGATGATCGTCACGGCCGACCACTCCATGGACTGGTCGACACCGGACTCCATCGTGTCGTTGTCCGCGACGTTCGACGAGGACGCCGATCTGGCCGGCCGCTACGACGTGGCCCAGAACGGTGGGGCCGGCATCTACTGGCTGCGCTCGCCTGACGCCGACGGGGCCGACGAACGGCTGAAGGCCATGCGCAACATCGCCATGGCCACCGACGGGGTCACCGAGGCCTGGTACACCCGGCCCAACCCCGCCGACGGCGGTACGGACTTCTGGGTCGGCGTGACCCGCCCCGACTGGGGGCTGACCGGCGACCGCACCGGCGACCTGGTCGTGTTCGTCGCCGACGGCTACCGGCTGACCGAACCGGCGCAGGCGTCCAACCCCATCCCCGGCAACCACGGGCACGTCGCGACGCTGCCGATCCCGCAGATCATCGCCGGCGGCTGGGACGGCCTGAACGCCAACGACGACGTCCCGGGCGGCGAGGCCGAGGACGTCGCTGACGACGTCCGGTTGGAGGGGCAGGGCGAGAACATCGACATCGCCCCGACGGTCGCGTGGCTGCTGAACCTCAACCCGCCCCCCGGCGGCTACGACGGCCGGGTCCTCTCCGAGGCGTTCGCCCGCCGTCCCGACCCCCGTGTCCCCGTCGTCGACGTGCCCAACGTGCCCCGGTACCGCGAGGCCGCCGGGGACAGCCGCCAGGCCACCAGCGTCGCGCTGTCGATGATGGCGTTCCCAGAGGCCACCGACGCGGACGGCAACCCCGTGGTGTCCACCGTCGTGCTGGCCTCCGGCGACACGTTCCCCGACGCGCTGGCCGCGACCCCGCTGGCCGTGGCGTCCGGCGGCCCGCTGCTGCTCACCCCCTCCCAAGCGCTCGACAGCGCCGTGGCGGCGGAGATCCAGCGACTGTCACCGACGACCGTCTACCTCGTCGGTGGCGAGACGGCGCTGTCCCCTGCCGTCGAGTCCGCCGTGGCCGGCCTGGGCGTGGAGACCGTGACGCGGCTCGCGGGTGACTCCCGCTACGGGACGGCGGCGGCGATCGCGGCCGAGCTGGTCGGCGGTGCGGCTGGTCCCGCCCTGCCCGGCTTCGGCCAGGACGCTGGCGGTGCCGGTCCCGACGTGATCCTGGCGTCCGGGGAGAACTTCCCCGACGCGCTGGCCGCGGGGCCGCTGGCTGCCGTCGGCGGTCGCGTCATCCTGCTGACGCGTCCTGACGAGCTGCCGGAGGCGACTGCCGCGGCGCTGGCGTCGTTGGCCCCTTCGCGGGTGATCGTGGCCGGGGGGCCGGCGGCGGTCTCCGATGCGGTGCTGGAGGCGCTGGCTGCTGATGCGGACGTCGAGCGGCTCGGTGGCGACGGGCGGTTCGACACCGCCGCGCTGCTGATGGAGCGGACGATCCGCGAGGGCGGGCTGACCGACCTGGCGTTCGTGGTCAGCGGCGACGGGTTCGCCGACGCGCTGGCGGCGGGGGCGACGGTCGGGCTGATGGGCGGGATGCTGGTCCCGCTGTCACCGGCGGGACTGCGCAGCTCGGGCGGAGCCGGTGAGGTGCTGCTGGAGCGGGCTGACGGGCTGGTCGAGGTCGTCTGGGTCGGCGGGACGGCGGCGTTGCCGACGGACCTGCGTGACCAGGTGGAGGCGCGGATCCTGCTGACCCGCAGCCGGACCTAG
- a CDS encoding L,D-transpeptidase family protein, which yields MPWSPRPRLFAALLAVLTMACAGAGTTVASEPAPVVVEPTVVAPTEVAPRPSAVVPDRSRPLVPPVDPGSPVLSAPPASAPADGSTPSPVGTETASDEVAVVQQRLTELRYYDGPADGVVGRATITALQAFQKVQGLTVDGAIGPETLAALDDPVLPEVHAGAATQINIDLDRQVMVAVVEGRVARIMPISSGNGDPYSLPGGIRAESLTPVGTFTIERRIQGTVNAHFGTLYDPMYFHQGWAIHGSNNVPAVPASHGCVRLPRADAEWLYSVADVGTPVTVVGGLNAFDPAAGETAGTTEPAGDPGPPPEPPSDNDF from the coding sequence ATGCCCTGGTCCCCTCGTCCGCGCCTGTTCGCCGCCTTGCTGGCGGTGCTCACCATGGCCTGCGCCGGGGCCGGTACCACAGTGGCCTCCGAACCCGCCCCTGTGGTCGTGGAGCCCACGGTGGTTGCTCCCACCGAGGTGGCGCCCCGGCCGTCAGCGGTCGTCCCCGACCGGTCCCGTCCGCTGGTGCCGCCCGTCGACCCCGGTTCCCCGGTGCTGTCGGCTCCGCCCGCGTCGGCTCCGGCTGACGGGTCGACCCCGTCGCCGGTGGGGACGGAGACGGCCTCCGACGAGGTCGCCGTCGTCCAGCAGCGGCTGACCGAGCTGCGCTACTACGACGGGCCCGCCGACGGCGTGGTCGGGCGTGCGACCATCACCGCGCTGCAGGCCTTCCAGAAGGTCCAGGGGCTGACCGTCGACGGGGCGATCGGCCCCGAGACGCTGGCGGCTCTGGACGACCCGGTCCTGCCGGAGGTCCACGCGGGCGCGGCCACCCAGATCAACATCGACCTCGACCGCCAGGTCATGGTCGCCGTCGTCGAGGGCCGTGTGGCGCGGATCATGCCGATCTCCAGCGGCAACGGCGACCCGTACTCCCTGCCCGGCGGCATACGGGCCGAGTCCTTGACCCCGGTCGGGACGTTCACGATCGAGCGGCGCATCCAGGGGACCGTCAACGCCCACTTCGGGACGCTCTACGACCCGATGTACTTCCACCAGGGGTGGGCCATCCACGGCTCCAACAACGTCCCGGCGGTACCGGCCTCGCACGGCTGCGTGCGCCTGCCACGGGCCGATGCGGAGTGGCTGTACTCCGTGGCGGACGTCGGTACCCCGGTGACCGTGGTCGGGGGGCTCAACGCCTTCGACCCGGCTGCAGGGGAGACGGCCGGGACAACCGAGCCCGCGGGCGATCCGGGCCCGCCCCCCGAGCCGCCGTCGGACAACGACTTCTAG
- a CDS encoding SOS response-associated peptidase, protein MCGRYVATTTAEGLVKFFVIDDRQVDDVPPSYNVAPTDPVPAVVRYDGQMVLTEFRWGLVPFWAKDRSIGARMINARSETVTVKKAFAESVEQRRCLLPADGFYEWEKVDDGTKRGRRLPWFVRRTDGNPMVYAGIWSSWRDRENDTRLLTCSVLTTSANEVLSPIHDRMPVVLEREQWETWLDPQADMGDVRELLAPAPDDAVERYRVSTRVNSVANNSPELLEPLAEDDQDLPASLVTTVDTDPAEDDAEQTSLF, encoded by the coding sequence ATGTGCGGACGGTACGTGGCCACGACGACGGCCGAGGGGCTGGTCAAGTTCTTCGTGATCGACGATCGGCAGGTCGACGACGTGCCACCCAGCTACAACGTCGCCCCCACCGACCCCGTCCCCGCGGTGGTGCGCTACGACGGCCAGATGGTCCTCACCGAGTTCCGCTGGGGCCTGGTCCCCTTCTGGGCCAAGGACCGCAGCATCGGCGCACGGATGATCAACGCCCGGTCCGAGACGGTCACGGTGAAGAAGGCGTTCGCCGAGAGCGTCGAGCAACGGCGATGCCTGCTCCCCGCCGACGGCTTCTACGAGTGGGAGAAGGTCGACGACGGCACCAAGCGCGGCCGCCGCCTGCCCTGGTTCGTCCGCCGCACCGACGGCAACCCGATGGTCTACGCCGGCATCTGGTCGTCCTGGCGTGACCGCGAGAACGACACCCGCCTGCTGACCTGCTCGGTGCTGACGACGTCCGCCAACGAGGTCCTCTCCCCCATCCACGACCGCATGCCCGTCGTGCTGGAGCGGGAGCAGTGGGAGACGTGGCTGGACCCGCAGGCCGACATGGGCGACGTCCGCGAGCTGCTCGCCCCCGCCCCCGACGACGCCGTAGAGCGCTACCGCGTGTCCACCCGCGTCAACAGCGTCGCCAACAACTCCCCCGAGCTGCTGGAACCCCTCGCCGAGGACGACCAGGACCTGCCGGCCAGCCTGGTCACCACCGTCGACACCGATCCGGCCGAGGACGACGCCGAGCAGACCTCGCTGTTCTGA